From the Burkholderia mayonis genome, one window contains:
- the sctD gene encoding type III secretion system inner membrane ring subunit SctD has protein sequence MHKLKWLNGPLAGLEFDLPAGATQIGGDDADVALPLEGDARAVLTSGEDGVRVSGDAGVWVDGGPWDAGGSLPFDRAIDVAGVAFVLGGSGDALSARPVPARRRAARRPTREIACWSGAALSIVAIVAGLALLLWRPPQPAGFDVDGWLAQQLRAQALRGLHALRAADGSVVVSGLCESSRDVERLRARLREHGIAMRDESLCADALRDNVRNVLALNGYRDVDVRSDATLDSVEIRGPIVADAAWQRVVAQLQMLRGLRAWRVVNDRALWFGRLYDALSSRAPLDGLNIVMSGKTLIVSGSADPAHASALTDAIAEFNRSSRDGFVAIWQDVPSLQTASAYLPAPVVTVGGHAGAIYVVLANGMRLQPGGVLPNGYAIVRLTRRAMSLRKDQRLVSVPLDV, from the coding sequence ATGCATAAGCTCAAATGGCTGAACGGACCGCTCGCCGGGCTCGAGTTCGATTTGCCCGCGGGTGCGACGCAAATCGGCGGCGACGACGCGGACGTCGCGCTGCCGCTCGAAGGCGACGCGCGTGCGGTGCTGACGAGCGGCGAAGACGGCGTGCGCGTGTCGGGCGACGCGGGCGTGTGGGTCGATGGCGGGCCGTGGGACGCGGGCGGTTCATTGCCGTTCGATCGCGCGATCGATGTCGCGGGTGTCGCATTCGTGCTCGGCGGCAGCGGCGATGCGCTGTCCGCGCGCCCGGTGCCCGCGCGGCGGCGCGCGGCGAGGCGCCCGACGCGCGAGATCGCGTGCTGGAGCGGCGCGGCGCTTTCGATCGTCGCGATCGTCGCCGGGCTTGCGTTGCTGCTGTGGCGGCCGCCTCAGCCCGCGGGCTTCGATGTCGACGGGTGGCTCGCGCAGCAGCTTCGGGCGCAGGCGCTGCGCGGCCTGCACGCGCTTCGCGCGGCGGACGGTTCGGTCGTCGTGAGCGGACTTTGCGAATCGTCGCGGGACGTCGAACGGCTGCGGGCGCGGCTGCGCGAGCACGGCATCGCGATGCGCGACGAGAGCCTCTGCGCGGACGCGCTGCGCGACAACGTTCGCAACGTGCTCGCGCTGAACGGCTATCGCGACGTCGACGTGCGCAGCGACGCGACGCTCGACAGCGTCGAGATTCGCGGGCCGATCGTCGCCGACGCGGCGTGGCAGCGCGTCGTCGCGCAGCTTCAGATGCTGCGCGGCCTGCGCGCGTGGCGCGTGGTCAACGACCGCGCACTGTGGTTCGGCCGGCTGTACGACGCGTTGTCGAGCCGCGCGCCGCTCGACGGCCTGAATATCGTGATGTCCGGCAAGACGCTGATCGTCAGCGGCTCGGCGGACCCGGCGCATGCGTCGGCGTTGACGGACGCGATCGCCGAATTCAACCGATCGAGCCGCGACGGTTTCGTTGCGATATGGCAGGACGTGCCGTCGCTGCAGACGGCGAGCGCGTACCTGCCCGCTCCCGTCGTGACGGTCGGCGGCCATGCGGGCGCGATCTACGTCGTGCTCGCGAACGGCATGCGTTTGCAACCGGGCGGCGTGCTGCCGAACGGCTATGCGATCGTGCGCCTGACGCGGCGCGCGATGAGCCTGCGCAAGGATCAGCGCCTCGTGTCGGTGCCGCTCGACGTGTGA
- a CDS encoding EscC/YscC/HrcC family type III secretion system outer membrane ring protein has product MMRSLHGARVRALAAATLAASASAWAAPMPTHGAAPFFLATRGAKLADVLRDLGANYRVPVIVSEQVDGAFIGTLDGGPPEAALDRLARLYQLAWYYDGQTLYVYRAREVSARLVALDYLPSATLIEQLRAAKLLDQRQCRVQAIPQSNAIEAYGVPVCLERIAQFAKRLDQQAINREQNQESVRFFPLKYATAADTSYSYRSQQVIVPGVVSVLREMAQGRALPLKDSQGQQPASDRLLPMFAADARQNAVIVRDKRANMSLYRDLIEQLDRKPKLVEISVAIIDINAEDLGALGVDWSASARIGGGSISFNSGGQPDAGSFSTVISNTGSFMVQLSALQQNSKARILSRPSIVTLDNMQAVLDRNITFYTKVSAERVAKLESISTGSLLRVTPRIIGDAGRQEVMLTLVVQDGRQTSPLSREEPLPQTLSSEIATHSLLKEGEALLLGGFVQDELSEGERKIPLLGDIPILGRLFKTTRQSQRHTVRLFLIKADPWQQT; this is encoded by the coding sequence ATGATGCGTTCGCTTCACGGCGCGCGCGTGCGCGCGCTCGCCGCCGCGACGCTCGCCGCGAGCGCGTCCGCGTGGGCCGCGCCGATGCCGACGCACGGCGCGGCGCCGTTTTTTCTCGCGACGCGCGGCGCGAAGCTCGCCGACGTGCTGCGCGATCTCGGCGCGAACTACCGGGTGCCCGTCATCGTCAGCGAGCAGGTGGACGGCGCGTTCATCGGCACGCTCGACGGCGGCCCGCCGGAGGCCGCGCTCGATCGGCTCGCGCGTCTCTATCAGCTCGCGTGGTACTACGACGGGCAGACGCTCTACGTGTATCGCGCGCGGGAGGTGTCGGCCCGGCTGGTCGCGCTCGACTATCTGCCGTCCGCGACGCTGATCGAGCAGCTCCGCGCGGCGAAGCTGCTCGATCAGCGGCAATGCCGCGTGCAGGCGATTCCGCAATCGAACGCGATCGAAGCGTACGGCGTGCCCGTCTGCCTCGAGCGCATCGCGCAATTCGCGAAGCGCCTCGATCAGCAGGCGATCAATCGCGAGCAGAACCAGGAATCGGTGCGCTTCTTTCCGCTCAAGTACGCGACGGCGGCCGATACGTCGTACAGCTATCGATCGCAGCAGGTGATCGTGCCGGGCGTCGTGTCGGTGCTGCGCGAGATGGCGCAGGGCCGCGCGCTGCCGCTCAAGGACAGCCAGGGGCAGCAGCCGGCGAGCGACCGGCTGCTGCCGATGTTCGCCGCCGACGCGCGGCAGAACGCGGTGATCGTTCGCGACAAGCGCGCGAACATGAGCCTCTACCGCGATCTGATCGAGCAGCTCGATCGCAAGCCGAAGCTCGTCGAGATCTCGGTCGCGATCATCGACATCAATGCGGAGGATCTCGGCGCGCTCGGCGTCGACTGGTCGGCGTCCGCACGGATCGGCGGCGGCTCGATCAGCTTCAACAGCGGCGGCCAGCCCGACGCGGGCAGCTTCTCGACGGTGATCTCGAACACCGGCAGCTTCATGGTGCAGCTCTCCGCGCTGCAGCAGAATTCGAAAGCGCGCATCCTGTCGCGCCCGTCGATCGTCACGCTCGACAACATGCAGGCGGTGCTCGATCGCAACATCACGTTCTATACGAAAGTGAGCGCCGAGCGCGTCGCGAAGCTCGAATCGATTTCGACGGGCTCGCTGCTGCGCGTGACGCCGCGCATCATCGGCGATGCGGGCCGGCAGGAGGTCATGCTGACGCTCGTCGTGCAGGACGGCCGCCAGACGAGCCCGCTCAGCCGTGAGGAGCCGCTGCCGCAGACGCTCAGTTCCGAAATCGCGACGCATTCGCTGCTGAAGGAAGGCGAGGCGCTGCTGCTCGGCGGCTTCGTGCAGGACGAGCTGAGCGAAGGCGAGCGCAAGATTCCGCTGCTCGGCGACATCCCGATTCTCGGGCGTCTGTTCAAGACGACGCGCCAGAGCCAGCGGCATACGGTCCGGCTGTTCCTGATCAAGGCCGATCCCTGGCAGCAGACGTGA
- a CDS encoding two component system response regulator yields the protein MALTHTAAPAEIRILVVEDHPLLRLGLKNLLDASPPLSVVDEVSNGLEVYAACQRLDPDIVLLDLGLPGMNGLDVIHQLRRRWPDLGILIVTAETTEHRASAALTAGANGYLLKNSSKQTLLDAIWKVWRGHTVIDPALNVDQVTTKAVPDGAVALTPRERQVLKLISEGCRNRDIAEKLTITIKTVETHRLNLMRKLDAHNAAELANWAHRLGLH from the coding sequence ATGGCTCTCACGCATACCGCCGCTCCCGCCGAGATACGCATCCTGGTCGTGGAGGACCATCCCCTGCTGCGGTTGGGCCTCAAGAACCTGCTGGACGCGTCGCCGCCGCTCTCCGTCGTCGACGAAGTCAGCAACGGCCTCGAAGTGTATGCGGCCTGCCAGCGGCTCGATCCCGACATCGTGCTGCTCGATCTCGGCCTGCCCGGCATGAACGGCCTAGACGTGATCCATCAGTTGCGGCGGCGCTGGCCGGACCTCGGCATTCTCATCGTCACGGCCGAGACCACCGAACATCGCGCGAGCGCGGCGCTCACGGCCGGCGCGAACGGCTACCTGCTGAAGAACAGCTCAAAGCAGACGCTGCTCGACGCGATCTGGAAAGTGTGGCGCGGCCATACGGTGATCGATCCGGCGCTCAACGTCGATCAGGTCACGACGAAGGCCGTTCCCGACGGCGCGGTCGCGCTCACGCCGCGCGAACGTCAGGTGCTCAAACTGATTTCGGAAGGCTGCCGCAATCGCGACATCGCAGAAAAGCTCACGATTACGATCAAGACCGTGGAGACCCATCGACTGAATCTGATGCGCAAGCTCGACGCGCACAATGCGGCGGAACTCGCCAACTGGGCGCATCGCCTCGGCCTGCACTGA
- a CDS encoding two component system sensor kinase, translating to MSALWEKSLTARIMVILSCAMTAFWLLSESIGFYFRYIEAQRELRGELTWQLESIAQEESRRYEYAERQARMLMSWWTVLDERIILRPKAQASGQHAIFVPFKDAKGNRELVERAREIVEIYGHADPRNRMDTFLLLPTEGIVLFEPERMSRDDMQRKIAALSTLRTLPKLPVVHWGAAIKDSNGIIRAAAAVVDPNTGIIAGQNLRVGDFPAIAKDMGLEAPPRFALQSQTGEVFWMGADVSAKPPPAFVLPPKCDRTHWIRRGDYYVICTPLSGPNWQVAAIYPVSAVTDKAMSLLPLTTRWTFVVQLLLIAFVYVTLQRQLGRPLQHFVDIIDAQREGDLGRRLPTGRRDELGRIASAYNSLLSTVNAYYKTLESKVRERTRELAEAKRIAESASHRKSEHIASISHELRTPLNGIVGALALLNRSALQAEQRDLVRVAQQSSCYLLGIVNNVLDFSRIEAGQLELASEQTDLLALLDQAMLTIHIRAQEKSLDLRTFVAADVPRRVWLDGLRVRQILINLLGNAVKFTEHGHIHLTVERRADMLAFVVEDTGKGIPDDYQMDIFKPFVQVRAHDSGNGLGLPIASRLANLMNGEILLDSKLGKGTRFTVLLPLQADEMAPAPLAGTLVAPAALHMQMRVWGLQVETGDNALFPIPESGYLPGKLWDKVVLALRGEAVQEEVVPKAICPWSLKILVVDDVAVNRDIVGKMLRELGHRTRAAASGQLALKLGRSHVFDLVLMDVRMPELDGMATAKRWRHVAEGVLDPDTPIVALTANASPAEHERAKAAGMNGYLTKPVSLEQLADMINQVASTQLARGVELTPNAKSCSPLFDLNDAAMREKLHQALVDLHRQIDAAWHARDAASMLNVLHALKGCAGQGGLDLVREAAEQQERQVRSGGWMSGQDVRDLAELISIQFA from the coding sequence ATGAGCGCATTGTGGGAGAAGTCGCTGACTGCGCGGATCATGGTGATCCTGAGTTGCGCGATGACAGCCTTCTGGCTGCTGTCCGAATCGATCGGCTTTTATTTTCGATACATCGAGGCGCAAAGAGAGCTGCGCGGCGAGCTGACGTGGCAGCTCGAATCGATCGCGCAGGAGGAAAGCCGCCGCTACGAATACGCGGAGCGCCAGGCGCGGATGCTGATGTCGTGGTGGACCGTGCTCGACGAGCGGATCATCCTGCGCCCGAAGGCGCAGGCATCGGGGCAGCACGCGATCTTCGTGCCGTTCAAGGACGCGAAGGGCAATCGCGAGCTCGTCGAGCGCGCGCGCGAAATCGTCGAAATCTACGGACACGCGGATCCGCGCAACCGGATGGACACGTTCCTGCTGCTGCCGACGGAAGGCATCGTGCTGTTCGAGCCGGAAAGGATGTCGAGGGACGACATGCAGCGCAAGATCGCCGCGCTGTCGACGCTGCGCACGCTGCCGAAGCTGCCCGTCGTCCATTGGGGCGCGGCGATCAAGGATTCGAACGGGATCATCCGCGCGGCGGCCGCCGTCGTCGATCCGAACACGGGCATCATCGCCGGCCAGAATTTGAGGGTCGGCGACTTTCCGGCGATCGCGAAGGACATGGGGCTCGAGGCGCCGCCGCGCTTCGCGCTGCAATCGCAGACGGGCGAGGTGTTCTGGATGGGCGCCGACGTGTCCGCGAAGCCGCCGCCCGCGTTCGTGCTCCCGCCCAAATGCGACCGAACGCACTGGATCCGCCGCGGCGACTACTACGTGATCTGCACGCCGCTGTCCGGCCCGAACTGGCAGGTCGCGGCGATCTACCCGGTCAGCGCGGTCACCGACAAGGCGATGTCGCTGCTGCCGTTGACGACGCGCTGGACCTTCGTCGTGCAGCTCCTGCTGATCGCGTTCGTCTACGTCACGCTGCAGCGGCAGCTCGGCCGGCCGCTACAGCACTTCGTCGACATCATCGACGCGCAGCGCGAAGGCGATCTCGGCCGCCGGCTGCCGACCGGGCGTCGCGACGAGCTGGGCCGGATCGCGAGCGCGTACAACTCGCTGCTCAGCACGGTCAACGCGTATTACAAGACACTCGAAAGCAAGGTGCGCGAACGCACGCGCGAGCTCGCCGAGGCGAAGCGGATCGCCGAATCGGCGAGCCACCGCAAGAGCGAGCACATCGCGAGCATCAGCCACGAGCTGCGCACGCCGCTCAACGGGATCGTCGGCGCACTCGCGCTCTTGAACCGCAGCGCGTTGCAGGCGGAGCAGCGCGATCTCGTGCGCGTCGCGCAGCAGTCTTCGTGCTATCTGCTTGGCATCGTCAACAACGTGCTCGATTTTTCGCGAATCGAAGCCGGTCAGCTCGAACTCGCAAGCGAGCAGACCGATCTGCTCGCGCTGCTCGACCAGGCGATGCTGACGATCCACATCCGCGCGCAGGAGAAGAGCCTCGATCTGCGGACTTTCGTCGCGGCGGACGTGCCGCGGCGCGTATGGCTCGACGGGCTGCGCGTGCGGCAGATCCTGATCAATCTGCTCGGCAACGCGGTGAAGTTCACCGAGCACGGGCACATCCACCTGACCGTCGAGCGCCGCGCCGACATGCTCGCATTCGTCGTCGAGGATACCGGCAAGGGCATTCCGGACGACTATCAAATGGATATCTTCAAGCCGTTCGTGCAAGTGCGCGCGCACGACAGCGGCAACGGGCTCGGCTTGCCGATCGCGTCGCGGCTCGCGAACCTGATGAACGGCGAGATCCTGCTCGACAGCAAGCTCGGCAAGGGCACGCGCTTCACGGTGCTGCTGCCGCTTCAGGCGGACGAGATGGCGCCCGCGCCGCTCGCCGGCACGCTCGTCGCGCCGGCCGCGCTGCACATGCAGATGCGCGTGTGGGGCCTGCAAGTCGAAACGGGCGACAACGCGCTGTTCCCGATACCCGAATCGGGCTATCTGCCAGGCAAGCTCTGGGACAAGGTCGTGCTCGCGCTGCGCGGCGAGGCCGTGCAGGAAGAGGTCGTGCCGAAGGCGATCTGCCCGTGGTCGCTGAAGATCCTCGTCGTCGACGACGTCGCGGTGAATCGCGACATCGTCGGCAAGATGCTGCGCGAGCTCGGACATCGGACGCGCGCGGCCGCGTCGGGCCAGCTCGCGCTGAAGCTCGGGCGCTCGCACGTGTTCGACCTCGTGCTGATGGACGTGCGCATGCCCGAGCTCGACGGGATGGCGACCGCGAAGCGCTGGCGGCACGTCGCCGAAGGCGTGCTCGATCCGGACACGCCGATCGTCGCGCTGACGGCGAACGCATCGCCCGCCGAACACGAGCGCGCGAAGGCGGCGGGGATGAACGGCTATCTGACGAAGCCGGTTTCGCTCGAGCAGCTCGCCGACATGATCAACCAGGTCGCGTCGACGCAGCTCGCACGCGGCGTCGAGCTCACGCCGAACGCGAAGTCGTGCTCGCCGCTGTTCGACCTGAACGATGCGGCGATGCGCGAGAAGCTGCATCAGGCGCTCGTCGATCTGCACCGGCAGATCGACGCCGCATGGCACGCGAGGGATGCCGCATCGATGCTGAACGTGCTGCACGCGCTGAAGGGCTGCGCGGGACAGGGCGGGCTCGATCTCGTGCGCGAGGCGGCCGAGCAGCAGGAGCGTCAGGTGCGCTCGGGCGGCTGGATGAGCGGTCAGGACGTGCGAGACCTGGCGGAGCTGATCTCGATTCAGTTTGCGTGA
- a CDS encoding secretion protein, translated as MEFAHAGTRLFVEVADGRLTLSLASAVDAARRRDALMRVIARCDPLRMQGLVLRAFAAGSQLVVSCAFPRDTSVDDWLAGHRTMRRLLDAHAGDAA; from the coding sequence ATGGAATTCGCTCATGCGGGCACGCGTCTATTCGTCGAAGTCGCCGACGGGCGGCTCACGTTGTCGCTTGCGAGCGCAGTCGACGCCGCTCGCCGCCGCGACGCGCTGATGCGCGTCATCGCGCGCTGCGACCCGCTGCGCATGCAGGGCCTCGTGTTGCGCGCGTTCGCGGCGGGCAGCCAGCTCGTCGTGAGCTGCGCGTTCCCGCGCGACACGAGCGTCGACGACTGGCTCGCGGGCCACCGGACCATGCGGCGCCTCCTCGACGCGCACGCCGGAGACGCCGCATGA